A portion of the Desulfomonilia bacterium genome contains these proteins:
- a CDS encoding M20/M25/M40 family metallo-hydrolase, which translates to MAEAMELIGRLGLKEEIIRHLKNLIRINTTNPPGNEIAAARYVAEVFEKEGISCNILESEPGRASIIARHRGNGTKRPLLLMSHLDVVGVEADKWQRDPFGADEVDGVIWGRGAVDCKNSVALWMAVMIALKRGEVSTRRDVIFLAAADEETGGSKGCEWLVKHHYDLLDAEAALNEGGGFGINFMGRTFYTYQSAEKGNIWLRVTARGVPGHASMPREDNPVKRLVEITNKFTHKKYPLKVTPSVRKMIETMAASQNAVLGTAIKQLMNPLISDTLIRLAIKDPGTAAAFRAMLHNTVCPTVFHAGQKTNVIPSEAVAEFDFRVLPSYDAEEFCDRAVKEIGPGFEIEFLDKKEGTESDVDHELAHLIKKAMARHKPDATVVPFLIPGVTDGVFFRPKGMVVYGFTPVLPVDDISLAHGHDERVSVESLHFSLDLGLELVLDFVL; encoded by the coding sequence ATGGCAGAAGCAATGGAACTGATCGGCAGACTGGGTCTTAAAGAGGAAATAATAAGGCATCTAAAAAATCTAATCCGTATAAACACGACAAATCCTCCCGGAAATGAAATTGCAGCTGCCCGCTATGTAGCCGAGGTGTTTGAAAAAGAAGGCATCAGTTGCAATATACTCGAGTCGGAACCTGGGCGCGCAAGCATAATAGCAAGGCACAGGGGGAACGGGACAAAACGGCCGCTTCTGCTGATGTCGCATCTAGATGTGGTTGGCGTGGAAGCTGACAAATGGCAAAGAGACCCTTTCGGCGCAGATGAAGTGGACGGCGTGATATGGGGCAGGGGCGCGGTAGACTGCAAGAATTCGGTAGCCCTGTGGATGGCGGTGATGATTGCGCTCAAAAGGGGTGAGGTGTCGACCAGGCGGGATGTCATATTCCTTGCGGCTGCGGACGAGGAGACAGGCGGAAGCAAAGGGTGCGAATGGCTGGTGAAGCACCATTACGACCTTCTTGATGCCGAGGCGGCGCTGAACGAAGGCGGCGGTTTCGGCATCAATTTCATGGGAAGAACTTTTTACACATACCAGAGTGCGGAGAAGGGAAATATCTGGCTTAGGGTCACAGCACGGGGCGTCCCCGGTCATGCATCCATGCCCAGAGAAGACAATCCGGTTAAAAGACTTGTAGAAATTACAAATAAATTTACACACAAGAAATACCCTTTGAAGGTAACCCCCAGCGTACGAAAAATGATCGAGACCATGGCAGCATCCCAGAATGCCGTACTTGGAACTGCTATAAAGCAGCTGATGAATCCTCTGATATCAGACACCCTCATCAGGCTTGCAATCAAAGACCCTGGAACAGCAGCGGCTTTCAGGGCAATGCTTCACAATACCGTCTGCCCAACCGTATTCCATGCCGGGCAGAAAACGAATGTCATCCCCTCGGAAGCGGTTGCCGAATTCGATTTCAGGGTGCTGCCGTCTTATGATGCGGAAGAGTTCTGTGACCGGGCAGTCAAAGAGATAGGTCCAGGGTTTGAAATAGAGTTCCTTGATAAGAAAGAGGGGACGGAATCCGACGTGGATCACGAATTGGCGCATCTTATAAAAAAGGCCATGGCAAGGCATAAACCGGATGCAACGGTCGTACCGTTTCTGATACCGGGTGTTACGGACGGGGTGTTCTTCAGGCCTAAAGGTATGGTCGTGTACGGGTTTACCCCGGTGCTTCCTGTTGATGATATTTCGCTTGCA
- the glpA gene encoding anaerobic glycerol-3-phosphate dehydrogenase subunit A, protein MTKTDVIIIGGGATGCGIARDLALRGIPHYLIEKDDFAAGATGACHGLLHSGGRYAVNDPEAAKECIEENMILRKIGEKCVEITGGLFVRLPGDSKRFRDRFLKSCEEVGIPTEVLSASRALDLVPNLNPVLEEAVKVPDCSIDPFRLCMLNATTSRLKGATILTHHKVVDIIKEHGRCAGVKAADQFTGQIREIRARVIVNATGAWGDKMAQLGGSDAPMTLSKGSLVITNHRLTNMVVNRLRPPSDGDIIVPNEAVCLAGTTSITVTDPDAIEVDSREVDKVISEAQAMIPIFRSTRMIRAYTGVRPLLKGDNSDGRAISRGFKIIDHKNGMFSILGGKLTTYRLMAEKLTDALMDHFGLNVACETAQKPLDGQDELSGYPLSKRLNSLNGIVCECELVNREDVERIVNRIGTKYIRDIQHRTRLGMGPCQGGFCTYRALGIMQDMGRVSADESMRVLREFLQRRFRGIRPALWGDQLREEQLVESIYLGILGMGREQ, encoded by the coding sequence ATGACCAAAACAGATGTGATAATAATCGGAGGAGGCGCAACCGGCTGCGGTATAGCCCGGGACCTCGCACTCAGGGGAATACCCCATTATCTTATAGAAAAAGACGATTTTGCTGCAGGCGCTACAGGGGCATGCCACGGGCTTCTTCACAGCGGAGGCAGATATGCTGTCAACGATCCTGAAGCGGCAAAGGAATGCATAGAAGAAAACATGATACTCAGAAAAATAGGCGAGAAATGCGTTGAGATTACGGGCGGCCTGTTTGTAAGGCTCCCCGGAGATTCAAAACGCTTCAGGGACAGATTCTTGAAAAGCTGTGAAGAAGTCGGCATACCTACCGAAGTGCTTTCCGCATCAAGGGCGCTGGACCTCGTTCCCAATCTTAATCCGGTGCTTGAAGAGGCGGTTAAAGTGCCCGACTGCTCAATAGACCCGTTCAGATTGTGCATGCTTAATGCAACAACTTCCCGGCTTAAGGGTGCAACCATTCTCACACATCATAAGGTGGTGGATATCATAAAGGAACATGGCAGGTGCGCGGGAGTGAAGGCCGCCGACCAGTTCACAGGCCAGATCAGGGAAATAAGGGCCAGGGTTATCGTAAATGCGACCGGGGCATGGGGAGACAAGATGGCACAGCTCGGAGGAAGCGACGCCCCGATGACCCTTTCCAAGGGCAGTCTCGTGATAACGAACCACAGGCTTACAAACATGGTTGTCAACAGGCTGAGGCCCCCCTCGGACGGAGATATCATCGTTCCTAACGAGGCAGTATGTCTTGCCGGAACCACATCAATCACGGTAACCGACCCGGACGCGATAGAAGTCGATTCAAGAGAGGTGGACAAGGTTATAAGCGAGGCGCAGGCCATGATCCCCATATTCCGATCAACTCGCATGATCAGGGCATATACAGGTGTCAGACCTCTGCTGAAGGGTGATAATTCGGACGGAAGAGCGATCTCCAGGGGATTCAAGATCATTGACCACAAAAACGGGATGTTCAGCATACTGGGCGGCAAGCTCACTACATACCGCCTGATGGCGGAAAAGCTGACGGACGCTCTCATGGACCACTTCGGGTTGAATGTGGCATGCGAGACCGCCCAGAAGCCCCTTGACGGACAAGATGAATTGAGCGGATATCCTCTCTCTAAACGCCTCAACAGCCTGAACGGCATTGTCTGCGAATGCGAACTCGTAAACAGGGAAGATGTGGAAAGGATCGTCAACAGGATCGGAACAAAATACATACGCGACATCCAGCACAGGACGCGCCTGGGCATGGGCCCATGCCAGGGAGGTTTCTGCACCTACAGGGCGCTCGGCATCATGCAGGACATGGGCAGGGTAAGCGCAGACGAATCGATGAGGGTATTGAGGGAATTTCTCCAGCGCAGGTTCAGGGGAATCAGGCCTGCACTTTGGGGCGACCAGCTGAGAGAGGAGCAGCTTGTCGAAAGCATTTACCTTGGAATCCTAGGCATGGGGAGAGAGCAATGA
- the glpB gene encoding anaerobic glycerol-3-phosphate dehydrogenase subunit GlpB, which translates to MSDINFDVVITGGGISGLIAGIELAGSGASVAVISRGDPAVCLSTGCIDLLALGNDPLSAINELPPVHPYNLVPHTIIEEAIVKFGDIMFDAGLPYIGNVHSNRKILTPIGNSKTTCLVPRTMETAPQDETPYVHVIGFKGLKDFYPSYITSNRSNTGFSIYDAGVESTMSISSRFDDSGFIEEFIKWLRSLEIPDGRIALPAVLGLTEPLKAIELITESTERLVFEIPTLPPSIPGMRLFRILKKALQSKGGEIFWGLPTASVEKQGKLIEALTIETHARHTRLNAKAFILASGSFVSGGLYADMKDKVQETVFDLPVFVPGTRDSWFGNEFFTRGHEIEKAGILTDSSFRPVDAPYENLFVCGSILAHSEVMKNGCGHGLGLATGLAAAKSCERYLS; encoded by the coding sequence ATGAGCGATATAAACTTCGATGTTGTAATAACTGGCGGGGGCATATCCGGACTTATTGCTGGAATCGAACTTGCCGGATCAGGTGCAAGTGTAGCAGTTATCTCCAGGGGCGACCCTGCAGTATGCCTTTCGACAGGCTGCATAGACCTTTTAGCCCTTGGGAACGATCCTCTGTCCGCCATAAATGAGCTTCCCCCGGTACATCCCTACAACCTGGTGCCTCACACCATCATTGAGGAAGCAATTGTTAAGTTCGGCGATATCATGTTTGACGCTGGTCTGCCTTATATCGGAAATGTCCATTCGAACAGAAAAATACTAACCCCCATAGGCAATTCAAAAACCACATGCCTTGTCCCGAGGACCATGGAAACAGCGCCTCAGGATGAAACCCCCTATGTGCATGTGATCGGCTTCAAGGGCCTTAAGGATTTTTATCCCAGCTATATCACTTCAAACAGATCTAATACGGGTTTTTCAATCTATGATGCCGGAGTTGAAAGCACGATGTCCATATCGTCAAGATTTGATGATTCCGGTTTCATTGAAGAGTTCATCAAATGGCTAAGGTCACTTGAAATACCCGACGGCAGAATAGCCTTGCCTGCCGTCCTGGGATTGACAGAGCCGCTAAAGGCCATCGAACTTATAACCGAATCCACTGAAAGGCTTGTGTTCGAAATTCCGACGCTTCCTCCTTCGATTCCGGGCATGCGTCTCTTCAGGATTCTCAAGAAAGCCCTGCAGTCAAAAGGCGGCGAGATTTTCTGGGGCCTTCCCACTGCAAGCGTTGAGAAACAGGGAAAGCTGATCGAGGCCCTGACTATTGAAACCCATGCCAGGCACACGAGGCTCAATGCAAAGGCATTCATTCTGGCATCGGGTTCATTCGTAAGCGGCGGCCTTTATGCAGACATGAAGGATAAAGTCCAGGAAACCGTTTTTGACCTGCCTGTTTTTGTGCCGGGAACAAGAGACTCGTGGTTCGGCAATGAATTCTTTACACGCGGTCATGAGATAGAAAAGGCCGGCATTTTAACCGACAGTTCATTCAGGCCTGTAGATGCACCTTATGAAAACCTTTTTGTCTGCGGAAGTATTCTTGCCCATTCGGAAGTCATGAAAAACGGCTGCGGCCACGGTCTTGGACTGGCTACCGGCCTCGCCGCCGCCAAATCCTGCGAGAGGTACCTCTCATGA
- a CDS encoding anaerobic glycerol-3-phosphate dehydrogenase subunit C, whose product MNFEHCIRCTICVENCPVFRVNPEFPGPKQSGPDSQRFRMTGEKSVDSWVSLCCQCKRCEVACPYGVNPAEIILNAQIKYAGEHMRSPVAIMFANNYYLGTLGSLAAPIANRIAATGIAKKFFNLAGISTYMPFPSFDFISMNKGRRRLGKGQRKVVFFYGCFLNFNRPDIGKKIRDMLISMDLEVVMPSQVCCGLPALGNGQIDLARKFASKNAAVFGEYINKGYDLIYSCTSCGLTLTHDYPGILGIASGKKIAENSYNVNEYILRLIEENHIAPEFREVRRKIAYHVPCHLRALGIGYPAVRLFSKIPGLDFKVLDDNCCGLSGSYGFKKKNQATALKIGAQAAAAVKKSNPEAVVADCGACRMQLSYMSGIPALDPSEIITESLVIK is encoded by the coding sequence ATGAACTTTGAACACTGCATAAGATGCACCATCTGTGTTGAAAACTGCCCGGTATTCAGGGTCAATCCTGAATTCCCCGGCCCCAAACAGTCCGGTCCGGATTCGCAGAGGTTCAGGATGACGGGTGAAAAATCAGTGGACAGCTGGGTCAGCCTTTGCTGCCAGTGCAAGAGGTGTGAAGTGGCATGCCCATACGGCGTCAATCCAGCAGAAATAATCCTCAATGCCCAGATAAAATATGCCGGGGAGCATATGCGTTCTCCTGTCGCCATAATGTTCGCAAACAATTATTACCTCGGGACTCTTGGTTCGCTTGCAGCACCCATTGCCAACAGAATCGCAGCAACAGGGATTGCAAAGAAATTTTTCAATCTTGCAGGCATTTCCACTTACATGCCCTTTCCATCGTTCGACTTCATCTCAATGAACAAGGGGAGAAGAAGATTGGGAAAAGGCCAGAGAAAAGTGGTCTTTTTCTATGGGTGTTTCCTTAACTTCAACAGGCCCGACATAGGAAAAAAGATCCGAGACATGCTTATTTCAATGGACCTTGAAGTTGTGATGCCCTCGCAGGTCTGCTGCGGACTGCCCGCGCTGGGAAACGGCCAGATAGACCTGGCCAGAAAATTCGCATCGAAAAATGCCGCGGTCTTTGGTGAATACATAAACAAAGGCTATGACCTCATCTACTCCTGCACATCCTGCGGCCTCACGCTCACCCATGACTATCCTGGCATACTAGGCATAGCATCAGGCAAAAAGATTGCGGAAAACAGCTATAATGTAAACGAATATATCTTAAGGCTCATTGAGGAAAACCACATCGCACCTGAATTCAGAGAGGTGAGAAGGAAAATAGCCTATCACGTGCCCTGCCACCTGAGAGCGCTGGGAATAGGCTATCCCGCGGTAAGGCTTTTCTCAAAGATACCCGGGCTCGACTTCAAGGTCCTTGATGATAACTGCTGCGGACTTTCCGGAAGTTACGGGTTTAAAAAGAAGAATCAGGCTACCGCACTGAAGATTGGGGCACAGGCTGCCGCCGCTGTAAAAAAGTCAAATCCCGAAGCAGTGGTGGCTGATTGCGGCGCATGCAGGATGCAGCTGTCTTATATGTCAGGCATTCCCGCCCTTGACCCGAGTGAAATAATAACCGAATCTCTTGTCATAAAATAA
- a CDS encoding alpha-galactosidase, producing MIRSPKWLKLFVIFLVMSCFISVSCKPKPGTPTAPQDAQEWIEKWFSKGTQYIPFSFNYKETSTSVNTKFSTWTQTATSQKLDENRVKWVRTFTDPNTGLEARCEAIQYLDYPAVEWVIYFTNTGTSDSWHISNLLPANFVFESDDPTLCNVFYSYGIMDIVAPWDQHKSPAKTAKEEFMLVQDQVATLKPITLSSINGRSSCGYLPFFNIENTDGKGSIMAIGWSGDWTVNMSLLSSGILVKSELPGADFQLQPGETVRTSSFLRMFYDDTDSMRGHNKFRKLMLKYFTPKVNGNLPEPIVAASAHGKYGFADTTQSNLIRMINSISSANVPINTFWVDAGWYEMQRDFGTNDDFICLKGDWAADASRFPLGLKPVSDAAHAKGYKFLLWFEPERVSKYANVLTDHPEWIMPAVGVDDYVNKVLNLGNPLALDWVISTFAGLIDGYGVDIYRQDMNAYAIAMSWDQEDAASSTPKDFYNFIKNTTFGSQDVGAWTTESSKVINLAMDFNGDGKDELARISKEGGKAIARIYRATSTGFETSALTSVEVCDWAPNGVDAVFTPMDINGDSKADLFYKYMDGNGKTQAQVLISNGTAFATRNTRIDIGGWSIEGSMVKDFPCDINGDGRDDLVRVFSYDGGKMGIDTLLANTSGNFTRDGAAAMYSVGNYNSNGAPVTVMVMDVGTYGTSANGLPDNRDDLVRIYKDANGKAISDILFSNGSVFTRYSGRGVQDLGDWAVAGVDTISLGMKVNAGQAFDLVRLWKDPKGFAEADILYSDGIAFGRIPENKMTDIGIWNSEYVPFDLNGDGKDEILTLTQDSGRTVAGILSYGHILVPALSRYGISELKHIAGLYQYWDNLRATRPGLLIDNCASGGGRLDYEALRRSVALWRSDQGEWNAEANQNETLGLSYWLPLTGRGAVSTDPYSMRSGFGWCTSYAVDWETSSIASAAAAAISSLKDLQILASGDFYPLAVPEDVTATNTILAWQYDMPELNKGMVQVFRRADCTQTSVKLKLSGIDSYFWSFAKYKVSIYSDNKPAVVKTYTGYNLANSGLTVSIASKPGSAIVIYEKL from the coding sequence ATGATCAGGTCGCCAAAATGGTTAAAGCTGTTTGTTATTTTCCTAGTTATGTCATGTTTCATTTCAGTTTCATGCAAACCTAAACCAGGGACACCGACTGCCCCGCAGGATGCCCAGGAATGGATAGAGAAGTGGTTTTCAAAAGGTACACAATATATACCCTTCTCGTTCAATTACAAAGAAACATCGACATCTGTTAATACCAAATTCAGCACATGGACCCAGACCGCCACTTCACAGAAACTGGACGAGAACAGGGTTAAATGGGTCCGTACATTTACGGATCCCAATACAGGACTTGAGGCCCGTTGTGAAGCAATCCAGTACCTTGATTATCCGGCCGTTGAATGGGTTATATATTTTACCAACACGGGCACATCTGACTCATGGCATATTTCAAACCTGTTACCGGCAAATTTCGTGTTTGAATCCGATGATCCTACCTTGTGCAATGTTTTTTATTCATACGGAATAATGGACATTGTGGCCCCATGGGATCAGCATAAGAGCCCTGCCAAAACTGCTAAAGAAGAATTCATGCTTGTTCAAGACCAGGTGGCAACCCTGAAACCAATAACACTTTCATCAATAAACGGAAGGTCCTCATGCGGATACCTGCCGTTCTTCAATATTGAAAATACCGACGGCAAGGGTTCCATCATGGCCATCGGATGGTCTGGAGACTGGACTGTAAACATGTCACTTTTAAGCAGCGGCATACTGGTCAAGTCCGAACTTCCTGGTGCTGATTTCCAGCTTCAGCCCGGTGAAACCGTTCGCACATCTTCTTTCCTGAGGATGTTTTATGATGATACGGACAGCATGAGGGGACACAACAAATTCCGCAAGCTCATGCTCAAATATTTCACACCGAAGGTCAACGGTAATCTTCCCGAACCTATTGTTGCAGCTTCAGCCCATGGAAAGTACGGGTTTGCCGATACGACACAGAGCAACCTCATCAGGATGATTAATTCCATCAGCTCGGCAAATGTCCCTATAAACACGTTCTGGGTAGATGCAGGGTGGTATGAAATGCAAAGGGATTTCGGAACCAATGATGACTTCATATGCCTGAAAGGCGACTGGGCAGCAGATGCATCACGGTTTCCTCTGGGCCTCAAGCCTGTATCTGATGCGGCACACGCAAAGGGCTACAAATTCCTTCTCTGGTTCGAACCTGAAAGGGTTTCAAAATATGCGAATGTACTGACAGATCACCCGGAATGGATAATGCCTGCCGTAGGTGTTGACGACTATGTAAACAAGGTGCTCAACCTGGGTAATCCCCTGGCTCTTGACTGGGTAATTTCGACATTTGCAGGGCTTATCGACGGTTACGGCGTAGATATATACCGCCAGGACATGAATGCCTATGCCATTGCCATGAGCTGGGACCAGGAAGATGCTGCCAGCTCAACCCCGAAGGATTTCTATAACTTCATCAAGAATACGACCTTCGGTTCACAGGATGTTGGCGCATGGACAACCGAATCTTCCAAGGTCATCAACCTCGCGATGGATTTCAACGGTGACGGCAAGGATGAACTGGCGAGGATCTCAAAAGAAGGAGGGAAAGCAATAGCAAGGATATACAGAGCTACATCCACCGGTTTTGAAACATCTGCCCTCACATCGGTAGAAGTGTGCGACTGGGCACCTAACGGTGTTGATGCAGTATTCACACCAATGGATATCAATGGTGATTCAAAGGCTGATCTTTTTTATAAATACATGGATGGAAATGGCAAAACCCAGGCTCAGGTATTAATTTCGAATGGAACTGCATTCGCAACAAGGAACACCAGGATCGACATCGGAGGCTGGTCGATTGAAGGTTCAATGGTCAAGGACTTCCCGTGCGACATCAACGGCGATGGAAGGGATGACCTGGTAAGGGTGTTCAGTTATGACGGCGGAAAAATGGGAATTGACACATTGCTGGCGAACACTTCCGGCAACTTTACAAGAGACGGCGCAGCAGCGATGTATTCTGTAGGCAACTACAATTCAAACGGCGCCCCTGTAACAGTGATGGTCATGGATGTCGGGACATACGGAACCAGCGCCAATGGATTACCTGACAACAGGGATGACCTCGTAAGGATATATAAAGATGCAAACGGCAAGGCAATATCGGATATCCTGTTCTCGAACGGCAGTGTCTTCACGAGGTATTCTGGCAGGGGGGTGCAGGATCTGGGAGACTGGGCCGTTGCAGGTGTTGATACAATATCTCTCGGAATGAAGGTAAACGCCGGCCAGGCATTCGACCTTGTACGCCTTTGGAAAGACCCCAAGGGCTTTGCGGAAGCAGATATCCTCTATTCTGACGGCATAGCCTTCGGACGCATCCCTGAAAACAAGATGACCGACATAGGCATATGGAACAGCGAATACGTGCCTTTCGATTTAAACGGCGATGGCAAGGACGAAATACTCACCCTTACTCAGGACAGCGGCAGGACGGTTGCCGGGATTCTCTCATACGGACATATACTTGTACCGGCATTGAGCAGGTACGGGATATCGGAACTCAAGCACATTGCAGGACTGTATCAATACTGGGATAATCTGAGGGCGACCCGTCCCGGTCTTCTGATCGACAACTGCGCATCAGGCGGAGGAAGACTTGACTATGAAGCCCTTAGGCGCAGTGTGGCACTATGGCGTTCAGATCAGGGTGAGTGGAATGCTGAAGCAAACCAGAATGAGACCCTCGGACTCAGTTATTGGCTCCCACTGACAGGAAGGGGGGCTGTAAGCACCGATCCCTACAGCATGCGCAGTGGTTTCGGCTGGTGTACATCATATGCCGTAGACTGGGAAACCAGCTCGATTGCATCAGCTGCTGCAGCGGCAATCTCCAGCCTGAAAGACCTTCAGATCCTTGCATCAGGCGATTTCTACCCGTTGGCGGTGCCCGAAGACGTCACAGCAACCAATACAATTCTTGCATGGCAGTATGACATGCCAGAGTTGAATAAAGGAATGGTCCAGGTATTCCGCAGGGCAGACTGCACCCAGACTTCCGTAAAACTCAAGCTGAGCGGAATAGACAGCTATTTCTGGTCATTCGCAAAATACAAAGTCAGTATTTATTCCGATAACAAACCGGCTGTTGTAAAGACATACACAGGTTATAATCTCGCCAACTCCGGCCTTACAGTAAGTATAGCTTCAAAACCCGGATCTGCGATAGTGATATACGAAAAACTTTAA